GCCGCCGGCCGCGGCGTGGAGTTCGACGCCGATGAGCAGGCCGCGGCCGCGCACCTCCTTCACCCGCGAGCTGCCTAACGACTGCAGGCCGCACCGCAGCCGCGCCCCGACCCGGTCGGCGTTCTCGATCATTCCCTCCTCGACGAGCACGCGGAGCGCCGCGCGCGCGACGGCGCAGGCGAGGGGGTTGCCCCCGAAGGTGCTGCCGTGCTCGCCCGGGCGGAGGACGTCCATCGCCTCCGCGTTCGAGAGCACGGCGCTGACGGGGTAGAAGCCGCCCGAGAGCGCCTTGCCGACGAGCGTGAGGTCGGCCTCGACGCCCTCGTGCTCCTCGGCGAGGAGGCGGCCGGTACGGCCGAGCCCCGTCTGAATCTCGTCGAGGATGAAGAGGGCGCGGTGGCGGGTGCAGAGGTCGCGCGCCGCGCGCAGGTAGCCCGCGGGCGGCACGATGATGCCCGCCTCGCCCTGGATCGGCTCGAGGAGGACGGCGACGGTGTCGGGGGTGATCGCGGCTTCGAGCGCGGCGGCGTCGCCGTAAGGGACGACGGTGAAGCCCGGGGCGAAGGGGCCGAAGTTGCGTCGCGAGCCCTCGTCGGTGCTGAAGCCGACGATGGCGAGCGTGCGGCCGTGGAAGTTGCCGTCGGCGACGACGATCTGCGCACGGTCGGGGGCGACGCCCTTGACCTCGTAGCCCCACTTGCGCGCGACCTTGAGCGCGCTCTCGACGGCCTCGGCGCCCGAGTTCATCGGCAGGGCGCGGTGCGAGCCGGTGAGGGCGCAGAGCTCCTCGTAGAAGGGGCCTAACTGGTCGTTGCGGAAGGCGCGCGAGGTGAGCGTGAGGCGCGACGCCTGCGCGACCATCGCCTCGAGGATGCGCGGGTGGCAGTGGCCCTGGTTGACCGCGGAGTACGCGGAGAGGCAGTCGAGGTAGCGGCGGCCGTCGACGTCCCAGACCCAGACGCCCTCGCCGCGGGTGAGGACGACGTCGAGCGGCTTGTAGTTGCGGGCGCCGTACGCGGACTCGAGGGCGAGGAGGTCGGCGGGGGCGTGCCGGCGCGCGGGGGCGGGGCGGATCGCGGTCATCGGGTGCTCCTGCGGGCCTCAGGCCCGGCGCTGGTCGAGGCGGAGGGTC
The Gemmatimonadetes bacterium T265 genome window above contains:
- the rocD gene encoding ornithine aminotransferase, which codes for MTAIRPAPARRHAPADLLALESAYGARNYKPLDVVLTRGEGVWVWDVDGRRYLDCLSAYSAVNQGHCHPRILEAMVAQASRLTLTSRAFRNDQLGPFYEELCALTGSHRALPMNSGAEAVESALKVARKWGYEVKGVAPDRAQIVVADGNFHGRTLAIVGFSTDEGSRRNFGPFAPGFTVVPYGDAAALEAAITPDTVAVLLEPIQGEAGIIVPPAGYLRAARDLCTRHRALFILDEIQTGLGRTGRLLAEEHEGVEADLTLVGKALSGGFYPVSAVLSNAEAMDVLRPGEHGSTFGGNPLACAVARAALRVLVEEGMIENADRVGARLRCGLQSLGSSRVKEVRGRGLLIGVELHAAAGGARPFCEALRARGLLCKETHEHTIRVAPPLVLTDDQCDWALDQFAAELGAA